The Glycine max cultivar Williams 82 chromosome 3, Glycine_max_v4.0, whole genome shotgun sequence sequence TGTCATAGTGATTATAGGTCTTACCCGTAAGCACCGGGAAGAATAAAGTCTATAGACGCTGTAGATAACTTCTTTATGACACAAAACTGTTAATTAGTGGCACTTTTTCTTGGAATATCATAAAGTCCAATGGACGAAGTTTCATGCtgctaaaaagtgtttttttctcctttttcttggAGGTTTAAACAAAGAATCATTAAATATAGAAGAATGGGTGGCTTAAAGTATCAGcttaagaatgaaaatgaataatAGACTATTAGATTCCTGTTGAATCAAATCCAATGACATTCATCCGATCCATCATCTAAAACCAATAGTCTCACATATTACTCAAAGATATAGGCAATACACAATTTAATCCTTAAGGCGGCAAGTTATTATCTTTTTGGTTCCTGAATTTTTTACAATTTGTCCATGAAAATTTGAAGTTACTGACGTTTTAATCCCTTTATTAACATCTGCTGACAGAAACACTTGCAAATAACTTCAAATTTTCGAAGACTAAATTGTACAAACATATATCTTAGGGCCAAAGGTAAACAACTTGCCTCTTTCAAGAACAAAATTGTGGGTTATCTCTAATTAACATAAGTTTATTAATCCTAGACCCATAATCAGAACCTATGTTCAAAGGAAACACCAGCCTTGGGGGCAAGATCAGATAGTATATGTAACTTCTGTTGAATCGTCTTACAATTTTATTGCTTTGGCATAATCATGTTTATCTGTTTAAACAATATGGGCTGAATACCATCCCCAAAGTGCAACAAGCATCAGCCCTAATTTTAAGAAACATCTGACTATAACAATTAAGTATATACTATACAAAATATGAGCATGATGACTACGAACTCCCATCCCATGGCACACTAGTTCTATAGACAGATGCACGAGACCAAATTACATGGTAATAACAAGAAGCATCCATGGCTTCAAATCCTGTTTCGTGTGCCTCGAGGATCCAAAGGTTGTCTTGTGGGAGCATTCACCTTTCCCTTCTATAATGACAATATCCACATTCATCTAACACCATGTGGAGTTGTCTTCTGCAGTAAGTTCCAAGAGGTCTCTAGCGTAATTTCCAATTCAAGCTTCACAGAGTTCTGCTTTTAAAAGCAAACATCTGGCCTTCACCTAGGAGGCCTCTCCAGTGCAGTCCAACCAAACTTACCTTTTCTAAAATCTGCTAGGACACGGAATGCTGCTTGATGAACATCTCCATTAAATACTCAAACTGCAAGCTTCTCTATGAATCTGCAATTTAGTAAATATAATACGCCACATTAAGTTAAGAAGAAACTACTTAAAAATATGAAGAGATATAAGCACTGTCCGACCTCTAAATGCAAAACACATAAATCAATGCAACAAAAGAActttaaaaagaagaatcacATACGTTCTACCATCTTGACAATCTACACCAATCTTGTATCTTTTACAAAGAGCATCTTTGCCTGCACTCAACAAAGACTTAGAATTATGAGTTTGATGAGAGGGAAGGAAGATCAAACAACATAATATTGACCCCAACACTGTATCACTTTATAAATTACAGAACACTTGTTGGAAAAACGCAACGTGTCATGCAAAACACCAGTGAAATAATTGACATTGATATTGATATCCTAAACAAGGTACCATGCGAAAGAAACCCACCCACCCTGAGATCTAGAAACTGACATTTTTCTCAACTAAAATAGGATTCCACTTTGGGTTGCATGTCATGTCACATACCTATTGTGGGAAGCTTTGTAAGCATCTGCACAAGAATTGCAGCAACATCAGCCACATCATAGGACCTCTCTCCAATGTCATCACATATGGCGAGTTTTATAGCTGCAGACTGATCATTGATTCGCATTGGGAGTATCCCAGGAGAGTCCAGCAGTTCAAGATCTTTCCCAAAACGAACCCACCTTTCACATTGAGAAAGAAATATGGCAAATTACATATTCAGCATGTAATGAGAGATCAAGTGATCTACTAGTGTTTTGTTTGAGCTTAAACTTTTAGTCGGAACAAATTAATTGTATACTTCTGCTGGAAACTGTTTTTGACACTATTAGCACTTGAGCAGAATGTACTATGTAGCCTCATTAACTTTTTCTTCTGTTGAGAGCAAAGAAAATCCGAGAAGCTATAATTTTCAACATTTGGGACAAAAATCTTGCTGATGAAATTCGGAGGACAGGTTGCATCCATTAGATTCTATAGTCCAttcattttttgtcattttagttgTCATTGAAGAATCAAGAACAGAGTACAAACTTAAAAGTACTTAAATTAGTTCAAATAGTAAgttaaacaaaatacaaattaatttatgagcaaataaaagaaactgctgcaaattttaaatactctcaatctctcaataaaaaaattatttagggaAACAAAATGAATAACCTACCTCAATTCTCTTGTGACTCCTGGCCTGGGAGCTGCTGGGCACATTCTTCGCTTTAACAAACGGTTGACCAAAGATGACTTTCCAACATTAGGGTATCCAACTATTCCAGCTTGAACCTATTAAATAGTAATATACattctttaaataataataatattttcagaGACATTACATGTGAACGACAACAATTTGTAATTAGTTGAAGGACAAGCTTTGCTCCAAACAGATTCATGACTTAAGATGTAATTTGATAATACATAATTTGCagtaataaactaataattaataaaaaaaaacttttggaatagaattatgaaataaaagataaatctgCATGAATAATGCATGTAAGGACTGGACATTAGGCTTAGCCATGGAAACTCATTTATATCCATTGAAAAGGACATGTGTACAACTAATAGATAACTTGATAAGGCACccttatttttttgtgaaataagCAATACAAGATGAAAGATAGGGAAAAATTGTACAAAGCAATCAGCCAAATTTTTTGTTACACCATTTCCGGAACCATGTTTCACTCTAGATTAAATTTACTCAAAAGAACCAGCAAAACATTGATTTATTATACAATTTACTGAACACTACTTTAAATTAGAGAACAAAGGAGCTGCGAGAAAGAAAGAGTGTTGTGACTTGCGGAAACAAGGTATTCAgctctttctttctctaacAAAACatgtgtttcattatttttagatGGAACAAGAAAGAGAGTTGCAAAAACTAGTATGCACACAGTAATTTCTTTCTCCGATAAAGGCTTTCATAATCTGAGATAGGAAAGTAGGTCTTTTACCAGAGAATTAGCATAAGAAAATGAACAAAGAGAACCAAAAAACAGGTTTGCAATTGCTAGGAGTAACCCACCGCACGGGGAAGTAGCCCTTTGGTTCTACGCCTAACATTTACATCAGCTGCTAATTCCTTTGCTAACCGGCCTAGCTTCATTGTTCCCTGTACTCGCAACATATGATCAGACATCCTGTACATGAAACTTCAGAGCATGGAGAGCTATGGGAGAAAAAAAGATCTTGTTTTAATACCATTCCAAGCTGCCCATTGGAGAAGACAACCTTTGTGCCATTCCTAGTAAAATAATCAGCCCAAGCATTGCGGTCTGCAGTTGATATCATGTCTTCcctatttaaaaccaaaattctCTTTCTATTTCCCAGCCATAGATCCATCCACAAAAGCAAAAGTAACAGTAAGATGAAGACTAGGAATGTATCATCCTAGAACCTCAGGCCTTAATATTGTACTAGGATGTATGGTCTTACACTCTTACAAATATTTCATGTTCCAATTTGAAGCATTATGtgacattaacaaaaaaaaatagcataagcgcaaaatataaactattattCATAAAACAAAGAAACCATGTAAAAAGGCTGTAACACtgtataataaaattacatatcaAATAAAGAAGCTAAAACCAACAATAGAGAACTGCAAGAAACAAGTATACATTTCTTCCACAAAACCCAAGATGAAAAAAGGAACCTCTTAGGCATTAAATAAAAGGAAGTAGAGTGAGGACAACCAAAAAAGTTCAATGAAATGTCAATCATAGCTAGTTTGGATATACGTCTCAAGAAGCACTTGTAGCaggagaaaataaaatgaatcaagTCATgcacctcaattttttttccctcaCTAACTTTCCCATAAGTTGAAgtgtataagttgattttaacttgtacaagtaatttaattcattttactttctACTTCACATGTGTGTTGAGAAGTTTGTTCCAACTGGCTTTTAGTTCAAGATAACAATGGGTACAGAGGACAAAAGTAGAACACAAACATCATTCATGTCAACTACTCAACTCTAATTGTAGATACTTAACAAAGTTAATatctttaattcaaaaaaagaaacttgCCTGTGGATGACTTGTGGACATTGGAATTCGTCGATCCCGCACCTCTATCACAACATCCATCAACTTGAGCTGCTCCTTCAGTTCCTTTTCTGCTTTGTCTATATGACCAGGAAACCACAGCCCCATACCCCACAAGAATATCAGCATTCCAAATTTCGCAACAATGCAACAATACACAATACAAATTGATGGGGAGGCATATAAACAAATACCTTACCTGCACAGGGCGCAATGCCTTTGTCCAGTGATAAAGATCAGTGTCAAGCTCACTCCAAAGATCACTCTGTCCTTGGCACCCATCAAATAAGTTGTTGCTGTTGGAGTTTCCATATCCATTATCCCTCCAACTGGGGCCTCCCACACCAATTATCTGCAccacaaaaattgaaatttgttaaaaacaaaaaatgaaacttgAATTACTCAAAACACCAACACGTATCATGTAACAAACACCAGAACATGCAATCTCGGGAGGTGAGAGTGTAtaggaaaaa is a genomic window containing:
- the LOC100797224 gene encoding DAR GTPase 3, chloroplastic isoform X2; the encoded protein is MDMETPTATTYLMGAKDRVIFGVSLTLIFITGQRHCALCRQSRKGTEGAAQVDGCCDRGAGSTNSNVHKSSTDRNAWADYFTRNGTKVVFSNGQLGMGTMKLGRLAKELAADVNVRRRTKGLLPRAVQAGIVGYPNVGKSSLVNRLLKRRMCPAAPRPGVTRELRWVRFGKDLELLDSPGILPMRINDQSAAIKLAICDDIGERSYDVADVAAILVQMLTKLPTIGKDALCKRYKIGVDCQDGRTFIEKLAV
- the LOC100797224 gene encoding DAR GTPase 3, chloroplastic isoform X1 → MSVQLSSLWVPNSPPIPQHFVPNRGRFSASALSSQSSPIQIIGVGGPSWRDNGYGNSNSNNLFDGCQGQSDLWSELDTDLYHWTKALRPVQVRQSRKGTEGAAQVDGCCDRGAGSTNSNVHKSSTDRNAWADYFTRNGTKVVFSNGQLGMGTMKLGRLAKELAADVNVRRRTKGLLPRAVQAGIVGYPNVGKSSLVNRLLKRRMCPAAPRPGVTRELRWVRFGKDLELLDSPGILPMRINDQSAAIKLAICDDIGERSYDVADVAAILVQMLTKLPTIGKDALCKRYKIGVDCQDGRTFIEKLAV